In the Pyxidicoccus trucidator genome, GCGACACCTCCGAGGCGCCGCACGTGGCCGTCATCAGTGAGTCGCTCGCGAGGGCCCGCTGGCCCGACGAGGACCCGCTGGGCAAGCTCATCCAGTTCGGCAACATGGACGGAGATTTGCGCGCCTTCACCGTCGTGGGCGTGGTCGCGGACGTGCGCGACGCGGGGCTGGACGAGGAGCCGAAGCCCACGCTCTACGGCTGCTCCCGCCAGCGACTGCGGGCCTCCGAGCGCTTCCACCTCGCCGTGCACGGCCCGGCGGGCTCCACGGCCCTGGCCACCGCGGCGCGACCGGTGCTGCGCGAGCTCGCCCCCGAGCTCCCCGTGCGCATGCGCACCGTGGAGAGCCTCCTCGCGGGCGCACTCGCCCAGCGGCGCTTCAGCTTCCTGCTGCTGGGGGCCTTCGGCGCGGTGGCGCTGCTGCTCTCGGTGGCCGGCCTCGCGGCTGTCGTGTCCTACGCGGTGGCGCAGCGCACGAAGGAGTTCGGCATCCGCTTCGCCCTGGGGGCGACGGCGGGAGACGTGCTGGGGCTGGTGCTCCGTCAGGCCGCGCTGCTCGCGGGGGTGGGCGTGGCGCTCGGCGTACTGGGCGCCGTGGGGCTGAGCCGGGTGCTCGCGGGGCTCGTGTATGGGGTGAGCACCACCGACCCGCTGGTCCTCGGCGCGGTGGCGCTCCTCCTGCTCGGCGTGGCGCTGCTCGCGAGCTGGCTGCCGGCGCGGCGCGCGGCGCGCGTGGACCCGATGACGGTGCTGCGCGCGGAGGCATGAGCCGCATCACGCCGGGCGCTCGCCGGCGGCCTGCCGCCTGGCCAGGGCACTTGGGCCGGCGTGGGCCCCAAGGGGCGGCTCGGCCTCTGCTCCGGCCCGGCGCACAGCCCGCGCGTCACCCTCCAGCGACCCTTTTCACGCCCTTTGCACCAGCCCGTCCCCTCAAACAGGGCCCCCATTCCGCCTGGAGTCTGGCGGCGGTGAGTGCCTGCCGAAGCACGCGCACGCCCTGGCGCGCACGTCCGCGCGGAGGAGCGCGGCGTGCTCGCCCTTCCCCTCGTAGGCCATGCCGTAGGGCGGGTCCGTGAGCAGCAGGTCCACGGAGTGAGACGGGAAGTCCAGAAGCTGGTCGCGGCAGTCGCCGAGGTTACAGGGTGACGGAGTCGTTGCGGTAGTAGGGCTTCACGCGGTCCTTTCCGGCGCGGCACTACTGACAAGTGCAGGACGGGTGCCTGAGGCCCTGAGTCATCCGCAATGCGTCAGCAAAATAGCGTCGGCCCCTCCATACAGCGTCCAGCGAGGGGGCCGTGGGTGACCTCATGGCGTCCGTGTGCTATCCATGCCCGCGTGAGCGGCCTCGTCGAAGCGCATCTGGAGATTGACGGGACGGACATCCATCCGTCCACCGTTGACCCGCGCCTTGCCGCCGACCTCATCCACAGCTTTTTCCAGCTCCTGAGCCGGGCTGCATCTGCCGCAGGTGTCCCCCTTCATCTCAAGGGCATCACCATCGAGGACAAGTGCTTCCACGCTGGATTTGGCACCTCTGAGCCCCATCTCACCAAGAAGGCCCTGGAAACAGTCAGCGCATGGGTCTCGGGTGAAGAAGAGATTGACTCCAAGCCCGATGAAGAGGTGGTCCGCCACTTCAACAAACTGGTGCGTCAGTTCGGGAAGGAAGCGACCGCAACAATTGCGGTGGGCAGGTGGGAGCAGCAACTCAAGCTGGTGGACCCACAACTTCCTCTGCCGCCCATCAGCACGACCACGCTTCGAGTTCACCTGACCGACATCGGAGTTGAACCGGCGCGAGCACGATTCACGTCAGGGTCCGAGAAGAACCCATTCAGCCTTCCAGTCTCAGTGGCGCAAGCAGAGGAACTCCGCCATCACCTCAACGAAGATCTCGACCTCGTCTTTACGTTCCGCCGTAACAGGTACGGCGACATTGACGACGGCACCGTCCTTCACTTCTATCCGATGGAGTCGAACGACGATGGCGAAGAGTGGATCCGGTGGCTGACTGAGAATGGGAAACACTGGGACGAGGTGAAGGACCCGCTGGAGGAACTGGGGCGGCGTGATGATTGACCTGAGCGGACTGCCGCATCGCATCATGTTCGACTCGTCCGTGCTAACACGCACCCGAGCGAACTCGACGGCCCCTCATTCTGAGCTTTGTCAGGAGCTCTTCAGGGAACTGCTTCGCTCAGGGCGGCACATTCTGATTCCCGCAGTCGCGCTAGCTGAGTACATGCGCAGGCCGCCACACGACCAGCCCAAGCGTCACTCGCGGGTAGAGGTGGTCGCATTTGACCAGGATGCGGCCGTCGATCTCGCGACCAAGCTGCCGAACTGGCCTGTCATCAAGATGCACACGGGCACGTCCCGCACCGTCGCCAAGTACGATGAAATGATCCTGGCGTCCGCAATTCGTCACAACGCGGAACTCCTTCTGTGCATGGATACGGATCTGATTGAAGCTGCGAAGCTCTGTAAAGTGCCCGTGCTGGATCCAACGACCCTACCTCACCAAGAGTCGATGATAGACGTGCTAATGAATCCAGCGGCGTCGGCAGCAAGTCCTCCAACAGCGGTCAAGGCACCCGCCGCCAAGAAGACGACCAGCGGCACGTGAAGGACTCCTGATGGAAGCACAACGGCCCGCCCTGGATGTCCAGAGCGGGCCGTCGCACGTCAGCCACTGTGTCTCACCATCCGAACGTCCACCTCACGTCCGCGCCCGCCATGCGATCGTGCTGGTGGGCCTCGGCGAAGACGAAGCGCCCCAGCCCCGTCCGGAGCCGCGCCCCGCCCTCCAGGCGCGCGTAGCGCCGGAGAGCGAAGACACGCCGGCCTGAGCCTCCCCACGTTCCCGCTGCGCACGGGCACGTCACTGAGCACCCGGGAGAGCCCTGCGGCGACGGCTACCCGCGGGGCGTCTGAGGGGAGGCCGCCACCGGGGCCAGCGCGGCAGTGCTGCCGCTGGCCCCAGCGACAGCGCCGCCGACACCACCTCGTCCGCCAGCGCGGGCGCGCGGCTCGCCTTCATCCGGTCCAAGGCCGCCTCGATGAGCCCGGAGAGGAAAGTGTCCACGCTGCCGGAGGTGAGCTGGAGCACCTGCTGCAACTCGGCCAAGCCGTGCTCGCCCAGGCTGCGCTTCAGCTCCGCGAGGGCCTCGTCCTTGAGCTGCTTCAGCTCGGCCGGAGCGAGCACGCCGTCCGCGACGGCGGCCTCAAGCTTCGGCTTCAGCGTCACCTCGATGTCCCGGACGACGCCCTCGGCGACCATGCTGACCCGCGCGCCCACCTGCGAGAGCTTCGACTCCCCGGCCTGGGCCTGGAGCTTCTTCGTCAGGGCGAGGAGCGCGGTCGCGAGGAGTCCGGCCAGGGCCGTGGCCACCACGGGCGTCACCGAGACCTCTGCGGACATGAGGATGGACTTCAGCGAGGGCTCCGACGGCGAGCTGCCTGCCTGGGCCAGGGCCACCGGCGCGGAGAGGGCCAGTGCGAGCACAACGGTGAGGGTGAGACGCTTCTTCATGGAGGACTCCGGCGGACTGCGAGGGGAACAGCCCCAAGGAGAAGAGGCGCTCAGGATGCGAAGGGCAGCCGGCGGAATCCCCCCCCTGTGGCAGCCCGGTAGCTGAAGTGCAGAAAGGCCTTCACGCGCGCCTCGTGCGCCATGGCGTCCGCCAGCGTTAGGGTGGCACGGCCCCCGCCAGAGGCGTCCACCACCACGATCCCGCCCACGTGCACCATGACGTGCTCGGCATCCTCGGGCACGCCCGCGCGGTGGGCACATCGCTAGGTCCCCGGGCAGCAGCTCGCCGGCGAGCAGCACCGGCCGGCACTCCGCCCAGAGCCAGTCCGTGTCGTGGGTGGCGCGCCAGTCCAGCTTGCCCACCTCACGCAGGGCCCACGTCACTAGCCCGAGCAGTCGAAGAGGCGCTGCCCGGTGGTGGCGTCCCGCGTCCCCTTCACGTTCCAGCGGTTAGGGAACGTGCAGATGCTGGAGAATGAGGGCGAGGAAGGTGACGCACCCCGGAGTCAGAATGGAAGATCCTGGGCTTCTAGAGGACAGTTACCAGGGGAATGGGCACGCCAAGCGTTCCGCAATGCTGCTCAAGCAGGTGTACGCAGCCGCAAAACCGAAAAGCAGGTGAACACTCACCGTGCGACCGCCCGCGCCATGGAGTTTGGATCTAAGAATGGGCCGTTATGGGGCGATTCGTCGGAATGATACAAATCAAAGTATCCCTGTCCCAGCCTGGAAGGCACCCCAGACTTTTGGACTTCCGCTCGCTCCCTTGCGACTTCGACCAATAGATTTCCCACCACATAGACTGCATCACCAAAGTCCGGCCCCACTCCCGCTTCACGATAGGCATGCTGGAAACCAGCAACATGCAGCCACTCGTGAAACCAGTGCCCTGCTAAGGACAACCAGTCGTTGGCTTCATACCAGCGATTGTAATAAACAGGATTTGTCTTAATGGTTGGGTCTGGATGATCCGCCCCCCCAAGGATTCCGTCTTCGTTGGGCACTAACTTCACCTGAAGGTCTATTTCGTTATCTGGCACGCCACTTGGAATGGCCCGCCACTCAAGCCCGCCAGTAATGACTCTTACAAGATCGTCGTTCGTGGCTTCGATCTGGTATTTGTCGTTTGGGAAGTATATATTTCGCGTGTAAGGCACCGAGATGAGGCGCCCTAGAAAAGTAGGATCGTTTACCATGTCCTCCAGGTAGCGAGTCGTTGAAAGGCCAAAAGATTGCTGCCCTTGGGTTGCATTCTCGAACGACTGAAGGGTGACTTTGATCATACCCAAGATGGTCCAATATCGATTCAAGAGCAACAAGGGAGCCCAGGCCGAATTTGTCGACGAATGCACATTGGATTGGCACGCTTGATTTCGCCATTCAAAGAGGCGCTTCGCTGGCGTGCGTGCTGACTGCTCTGGACACCCTCTGTTGTCGCGCAAGCTCGGAAAGGGTCCGCAGTGCATTCGTCGCGTGGATTCAGACAGTCAGAGCAAAGTCCTTAAGGACCGGCGCGCCCGGCATCCTTGGAGGCCACCACGTTCGCAGCATGCTGCATCTGCCGGGCGCTGCGCTCGCCCATCAACAAGTGGGCATCGCTCGCGGCGCAGGCGAGTTGCGGGCGAGCCTCCAGTTACCATGTCTCCAGCGCCTTCAGTCGTAGACTCACCTCACGCAAGTGAGACTCGTGCTCCCTCACCCGGCGCAGGTCCGCCTTGATGTCCTTCACGTCGGAGGCGACGGTGGCCATCCGCTCGACGAGCAGGGGCACCTAGCACTACTGCGTTAGGGGTATGCGGGGGAGCGAGCGACTGAGGGCTGCGCGCCCCTGGCTACCATTGCGTTGTGCGCCCGGCGACCTACTCATGAAGTAGGTATGGACTCCTTCATGAATGCCGCTGCCGTGCAGCGGCTTGAGAGGTACTTCCAGCGAATCGGCGACGTGCTCGGCGAGGAGAGCCGACGTGGCTCGTTCGCCCTCTATGCCATGGGCCTGCTGGGAGACGGAGAGCGCAAGAGCGTCGAGCCCATCGCCGCCCGCGCATGCCCGGACCCCGGACGGGTGGATGCCATGCACCAACGGCTGTTGCACTTCGCTGTGGACTCGAAGTGGAGCGACCGGGACGTGCGGCGGGCGGCGGCGCAGTACGCGCTGGAGGCGATGACCCGGCGAGAGCCGGTGGACGCCTGGATTGTGGATGACACGGGCTTCCTCAAGCAGGGCAAGCACTCGGTGGGCGTGCAGCGGCAGTACACCGGCTCGGCGGGCAAAATCACGAACTGCCAGATTGGCGTCAGCCTCAGTGTCGCCACTCGCACCGAGCACCTGCCCCTCGACTTCGAACTGTACCTGCCCGACAGATGGGCCAACGACGAGGCTCGCCGCCGCGAGGCCCGAATCCCTCCCGACGTCCCCTTCAAGACCAAACCCCAACTGGCACTGCAAATGATTGACCGGGCCGTGCAGGACGGTGTCCCTCCGGGCGTTGTCTTGGGGGACACCGCCTATGGCACGTCCAGTAAGTTCCGCGCGCACCTGCGCTCGCTGGGCTTGCATTACGCGGTCGCGGTGGCCCCCCAGACCGCCGTCTGCCTGTTGGATGAAAAGGGGCGCCCCCGAGGTGACGCGCGGAGCGTTTCGGACCTGGCCCTGCGCCTTCATGAGCGGGAAGGCTTCCGACGGTGCTCCTGGCGCAAGGGCACCCAGGAGGACTTGTCGGCATGTTTTGCCCTGCGTCGAGTCATCGCCGCGGGCGTGCCCCAGCGCGAGCAGGAGCCGCTGTGGCTGCTCATCGAGTGGCGGGACGATGAGCCCGAGCCCGCCAATTACTTCCTCGTTTCCCTGCCAGAGCTCAGAACGAAGAAGCAGCTCATCCGCCTGGTGATGCAGCGCTGGAGAACCGAGCGCGTCTACGAGGACCTCAAGGGCGAACTGGGGCTGGACCATTACGAAGGCCGCCGCTTCCCTGGCTGGCATCACTACGTCTCGGTGGCCCTGTGCTGCTACGCGTTCCTCGTGGCGGAACGCGCGCGGCGTTTTCCCCCCTCGGCACGAGGGACGGCTGAAGCCCACACGCAGCCGCTCCAGGCCTGAGCGCCACTTCCACGACAGCTTCATCACCGCACGGCTCGCCATGGCGCGCGTGATTGCCACCTGGCTGCCGCGCTGCCCCACCTGCCACCGCTCCAACTACCGGCGCGCCTCACGTAGCCTGCCCGGTCTCCCCGAGCACCCCTCGGGCCCCTGACGCAGTAGTGCTAACCTGCCACGTCATCGAGCGCGGCAAGATACGTGCGCTGAACACAGCAGTGTATTGCCAATCATCATCAACGAATAAGCTGGATGGGGGCCCTGTTGAGGGCGAGGAAGGGAGAGCCGCCATGAGCGGCCGGTCATTGGCTCGGTGATAGGGCTCGTGGTACCCACGGGAATCACGAGCAGAGTCGGGGGATAGGGTGCGCAAAGAATCGTGGCTGCTGCTGGCGGTGCTGCTGCTGGGAGGCATTCAGGCACAGGCGCAGGAGGCGCCGGGCCCCAATTGCCGGGCCGAGGCCGTCAAGGTCATCGCGGACCTCCGAAAAATCGTGGCGCCCGAGGGATTGGAGCGCACGGAGAAGCTCCGCATCGGCGGCATCGACCAATGGGTCTCGGTTCGCAGCCGAGACCCGCGCAATCCGGTGCTGCTCGTGCTCCATGGCGGCCCCGGCTGGGTGGCCATGCCGACGAGTTGGTATGTCGCGCACGGCTGGGACGAGTTCTTCACCGTCATCCAGTGGGACCAGCGCGGCGCGGGCAAGACTTATGGCGCGAACGACGCGGCCACGGTCGCCCCCACGCTCACGGTCGACCGGATGCACGCCGATGCCGCGGAGGTCGTCCAATGGGCGCGCAAGACGTTCCGCAAGGAGAAGGTCTTCGTCCTCGGCCATAGCTGGGGCAGCATCCTCGGGCTCACCCTCGCGGCGAAGCACCCCGAATGGCTCCACGCCTACATCGGCGTGGGCCAGGGCATCGACGCGATGGAGAGCGAACGGCGCGGCTGGGCCTGGGCGATGGAACAGGCTCGCGCGGCGAAGAACGAAGAGGCCATCCGCGACCTCAACTCGATTGCGCCCTATGCCGCCGGCAAGGAGCCGGTTCCGCTGAAGGACATCATGGTGCAGCGCCGCTGGCTCAACTTCTTCGGGGGTGCCGCCTGGCGCCGTCCCGATGCGAGCTTCGAGGGCGCAGCGATGGCGCTGTCGCCCGAATACACCGACGAGGAGGTGCGCCAGGTCTGGAAGGCGGAGGAGCTCTCGGTCGAGAGGCTTCTTTCCGCGATACTGACGACGGACCTGTCGCAGGTGAAGCGGCTGAAGACGCCGCTGCTCCTGTTCCTCGGACGCCACGACTACAATGTCTCGGCGACGGTCGCCGCCGAATGGTTCGCGGGCGTCAAGGCGCCGTCGAAGCAGCTCGTCTGGTTCGAGCAGTCGGCGCACGAGCTGATGGCCGAGGAGCCGGGCAAGGTGCTGCTCTCACTCGTCCGCCATGCCCGTCCGATTGCCGAGCGCGTCGGCGATGCCGCGCCCGCCAGCTCCAAATAGAGCAGGCCGCAGAGGCCCCTGGGGCTGAAGCCCGCTACGGAGCGGCCGGAGACGGCACCGTGGGCACGAAGGCGCGGTCGCTCAGCGCCCACTGGAAGTCCACCAGCAGCAGGCTCTGGAAGAGGGAGTCCGTCGGCTTCAGCAGGGTGAGCAGGCCCGGGTCGCCAGCGTCCAACTGGTATTGCGCGGAGGGGCTCATGCCCAGCCCCCCGCGCGGCCAGGCCGCGCGCTGGTGGCAGTTGCGACAGTTCGTCTCCACCGGGTGACTGACCAGCTCGATGTATGGATTGAAGTGGGCGGGCAGCTGCGAGGGGGCCCCGAGGTCGGGAATGCCGTACTCACTGACCATGAGGTAGTTGCGCCAGGTCGGCGGCCCCTGCGAGATGGCGGGGCGGTCGCTCGCGTACGGCCCCGAGTCCGCGTCGTCGTGCCACCAGAAGGTCTGCATGGTCCACCTGGGCATCTCCTTGGTGAGGATGTGCGTGGCGATGGAGACCACGGCGTCACCGGCCTGGAACTCGCGGCCATAGGCCCACCACGCGGACGCGTCGAGGATGGCGCGGTCCTGCGGGCCCAGCGCGTCCAGCGCCTCCTGGGAGAAGGTCTGGTGGTAGAAGTCCGTGAGCGGGACGACCTTCGCCTCCTTGAACACGAGGGGCTCGAGCGGATGGCCGTCCGCGTCCAGCACCCCGTGGAGGAAGGAGACCTCCGTGATTCCGCCAGGAGGCACCGGGCAGCCCGGGGTCGCCACGGCTACGGCGCGGGTCCACGCGTCCGTGTTGTTCTCATAGCCCATGTACGTCGAGGGCGTGGGCGGCGTGGGGTTGTCCCAGACCGGCAGGGCGCCGCACGCATCACCGGGCACCGGCCAGTACATGTGCTTGAGCACGACGGAGCGGATGGGAAAGGGAAATACCTGCTTCGTCTGGCCCTTCGGCGGCAGCAGGCCCGTGAGGACGGAGCCCTTGTAGAACGGCGGATTGCCCGTCCCGTTATTGCCGCGAAGCCAGGTGAACGCAGCCTCGTTGTAGATGACGCCGGCAATCATGATGTCGCCGTTGTTCTGGAAGGTGAGGCCGTCGGCGAGCTGGTAGAGCGAGCCGGGCGAGCCCGGGCACCCGTCGAGCCCGTACTTCCTGCACACGTCCTCCGGCACCGGGTACAGGGGCCCCGGCAGGGACACCGGGACATTGTCCTTGTTCGCCTGAATCAGCGAGCGCGCGCGGTGCGGGCTCGCGTCCTGCGAGGAGGCCGGGTGCGGCGAAGCGTAGGCCTCCGTCGACGTGTGCCAGCTCCGCCAGAGCGACAGGTCTTCCTTGGCGGGGAAGTTGATGCCGGCGAAGAGGTACCAGCCGTGCTGGCGGATGCGCTTCTCGTCCCTGTTGGCCACCGCCTGCTCCAGCACCTGGGCCGACAGCGGGTAGTCGAAGCCAGAGGGGATGGGAGGCGCCACGGACAATGCGTCAGACGAGCGCTGCCCGCCAGGCGGGGCCGTTTCCCCGGGGTCTTCCTTGCAGCCAGCGACAGCCATTACCACGGTGAAGGCCAGGGCCCTGTAGCGCATGCAATGTCTCTCCAAGGAAGCGGGCCGCGCGGCCCGTCCTGCCATTGAACTGTAAGAGCAAGCGATATACCAGACTCTCCCTCCCAGTGCCTTCCCCCAATGCCTTGCGTCCTGGTGGGACGCGCCCGCGTCTCACCAGGACGCAGCGCCCTGGACGAAGGCACGCACCCCGACGGACGTGGACTTCACCCGAGGCGCACCCGGCCTCAGCCGGCGGGAGGCGCCGCGTCGGTGGACTCCGCCGGCCTGCCCGGGTGCTCGCGCGCCTGGGAGATGGCCCAGGCCGCGTTCACCAGCCCCACGTGGCTGAAGGCCTGCGGGTAGTTGCCCAGCAGCACCCGCCGCTCCGGGTCCACCTCCTCCGCCAGGAGCCCCACGTCGTTCGCATACGACGCCGCGCGCGTGAAGGTGACGGTGGCCGCCTCCAGCTCGCCCGCCAGCGCCTGCACCTGCGCCAGCCAGAAGGTGCACAGGAGGAACGCGCCCTCCTTCCCCTCCAGCCCGTCGTCCACGGAGTAGCGGTGCACGAGCCCGTGCCGGTCCGTCAGGTGCGCCTGGATGGCCCGGACGGTGGAGCGCACGCGCGGGTCGTCCGCGGGCAGGAAGCCGACAATCGGAATCATCAGGCAGGCGGCGTCCAGCGCGTCCGAGCCGAAGGACTGCGTGAAGGCGCCCACCTGCTCGTTCCAGCCCTCCTCCAGCAGCGCCCCGCGGATGTCATCACGCGTGCGGCGCCAGCGCGCCACCCTGTCCTGCGCCTCCAGCCGCTCCGCCAGCGAGACGGCCCTGTCCAACGCCACCCAGCACATCAGCTTCGAGTGCACGTGGTGGCGCGGCTCGCAGCGCAGCTCCCAGAGCCCCTGGTCCTTCTCCCTCCACCGCGTCGCCGCCAGCTCCGCCGAGTCCACCAGGAAGCGACGGAACGTTCCATCCACCCGCTCCAGCAGGTCCTCCAGCCGGTGCACCGAGCACAGCAGCTCGCCGTACACGTCCAGCTGCCGCTGAGACCATGCATCATTGCCCACCCGCACCGGCGCGCTGCCGCGCCAGCCGGAGAGGTGGCACAGCTGGCGCTCCGTGAGGTCGTGCTCTCCGCCCACGCCGAACAGCGCCTGCAGCTGCTGCCCGCTGGCGAGCTGGGACTGCGCCGCGTCCGCCAGGAACTGGAAGTAGCGCTCCGCCTCGTCCGGGCACGCCGCCACCCACAGCGCGTCCAGCGTGAAGCTGGCGTCGCGCACCCAGCTGTAGCGGTAGTCCCAGTTGCGAATGCCGCCCAGCACCTCCGGCAGCGACGTGGTGGGCGCGGCGATGATGGCCCCCGTGGGCTGGAAGGTCAGCCCCTGCAACACCCGGCCGCTGTGGTGCACCAGCTCGCGCCACGGGCCCTCGTAGCCCTGGTGCTCGTCGGACCAGGAGCGCCACGTCTCCACCGTGTCCTCCAGGCGGTGGGCAATCTTCTCCTGCGTCCAGAGCGCCGTCGGCGCGTCGTAGGCGAGGTGGTGCTGCACCGCGAAGCCCGTGGACTCGCCGGCGCGCAGGGTGAAGGTGGCGCGGACGTCCTGGCCCTCCAGCCGCAACGGCACCGCCGCCGCCACGAGCAGCGCCTCCGCGCCTCCCCGGCACTCCACGCCTCCGGCCCTGGGGCGCAGCGTCG is a window encoding:
- a CDS encoding alpha/beta fold hydrolase — encoded protein: MRKESWLLLAVLLLGGIQAQAQEAPGPNCRAEAVKVIADLRKIVAPEGLERTEKLRIGGIDQWVSVRSRDPRNPVLLVLHGGPGWVAMPTSWYVAHGWDEFFTVIQWDQRGAGKTYGANDAATVAPTLTVDRMHADAAEVVQWARKTFRKEKVFVLGHSWGSILGLTLAAKHPEWLHAYIGVGQGIDAMESERRGWAWAMEQARAAKNEEAIRDLNSIAPYAAGKEPVPLKDIMVQRRWLNFFGGAAWRRPDASFEGAAMALSPEYTDEEVRQVWKAEELSVERLLSAILTTDLSQVKRLKTPLLLFLGRHDYNVSATVAAEWFAGVKAPSKQLVWFEQSAHELMAEEPGKVLLSLVRHARPIAERVGDAAPASSK
- a CDS encoding type II toxin-antitoxin system VapC family toxin; the protein is MIDLSGLPHRIMFDSSVLTRTRANSTAPHSELCQELFRELLRSGRHILIPAVALAEYMRRPPHDQPKRHSRVEVVAFDQDAAVDLATKLPNWPVIKMHTGTSRTVAKYDEMILASAIRHNAELLLCMDTDLIEAAKLCKVPVLDPTTLPHQESMIDVLMNPAASAASPPTAVKAPAAKKTTSGT
- a CDS encoding IS701 family transposase, coding for MNAAAVQRLERYFQRIGDVLGEESRRGSFALYAMGLLGDGERKSVEPIAARACPDPGRVDAMHQRLLHFAVDSKWSDRDVRRAAAQYALEAMTRREPVDAWIVDDTGFLKQGKHSVGVQRQYTGSAGKITNCQIGVSLSVATRTEHLPLDFELYLPDRWANDEARRREARIPPDVPFKTKPQLALQMIDRAVQDGVPPGVVLGDTAYGTSSKFRAHLRSLGLHYAVAVAPQTAVCLLDEKGRPRGDARSVSDLALRLHEREGFRRCSWRKGTQEDLSACFALRRVIAAGVPQREQEPLWLLIEWRDDEPEPANYFLVSLPELRTKKQLIRLVMQRWRTERVYEDLKGELGLDHYEGRRFPGWHHYVSVALCCYAFLVAERARRFPPSARGTAEAHTQPLQA
- a CDS encoding glycoside hydrolase family 15 protein, whose protein sequence is MSTLSIGDYALLSDCRSAALVSRLGSVDWLCFPRFDGPSVFARLLDAKAGHFSLRPDGEARATRRYRDRTLVLETTFHTPTGTVVLVDALAMGSQERGHELGRASPGVLLRRVTCTAGEVALSLELSARPEYGLVSPTLRPRAGGVECRGGAEALLVAAAVPLRLEGQDVRATFTLRAGESTGFAVQHHLAYDAPTALWTQEKIAHRLEDTVETWRSWSDEHQGYEGPWRELVHHSGRVLQGLTFQPTGAIIAAPTTSLPEVLGGIRNWDYRYSWVRDASFTLDALWVAACPDEAERYFQFLADAAQSQLASGQQLQALFGVGGEHDLTERQLCHLSGWRGSAPVRVGNDAWSQRQLDVYGELLCSVHRLEDLLERVDGTFRRFLVDSAELAATRWREKDQGLWELRCEPRHHVHSKLMCWVALDRAVSLAERLEAQDRVARWRRTRDDIRGALLEEGWNEQVGAFTQSFGSDALDAACLMIPIVGFLPADDPRVRSTVRAIQAHLTDRHGLVHRYSVDDGLEGKEGAFLLCTFWLAQVQALAGELEAATVTFTRAASYANDVGLLAEEVDPERRVLLGNYPQAFSHVGLVNAAWAISQAREHPGRPAESTDAAPPAG